From Skermanella sp. TT6, a single genomic window includes:
- a CDS encoding CheR family methyltransferase: protein MTEAAHRSAPAGRDRERSLSRSTGEREFHFTRGHFDQIAALLQQLTGIHLAPHKVEMVYSRLARRLRDLGMADFDAYCAFLSSGSGESEIGLLVNALTTNLTRFYREPHHFEHLATVVLPRVQEREAGAAKPRLRIWSAGCSSGEEPYTIAMTVASTVPDLHRWDVRILATDIDTHMVETARRGVYAVEAASAIPAAVRSRHTSEQQQANRRVLSMGESLRSMITLKPLNLLEDWPMRGPFDAIFCRNVLIYFDRHGRTEVIGKFHQLLDGDGHLYLGHSESLYGVSEQFRQVGPTSYQAMP, encoded by the coding sequence ATGACTGAAGCGGCGCACCGGAGCGCGCCGGCCGGCCGGGATCGGGAAAGAAGCCTGTCCCGGTCCACCGGCGAGCGCGAGTTCCATTTCACCCGCGGGCATTTCGACCAGATCGCGGCGCTGCTCCAGCAACTCACGGGCATCCATCTCGCTCCCCACAAGGTGGAAATGGTCTATTCCCGCCTTGCCCGCCGGCTGCGGGACCTGGGCATGGCGGACTTCGACGCCTATTGCGCCTTCCTGTCGTCCGGGTCGGGGGAAAGCGAGATCGGCCTGCTGGTCAATGCCCTGACCACCAACCTGACCCGCTTCTATCGGGAGCCGCACCATTTCGAGCATCTGGCCACGGTGGTGCTGCCCCGGGTCCAGGAACGGGAGGCCGGCGCAGCCAAGCCGCGCCTGCGGATCTGGTCGGCAGGCTGTTCCTCGGGCGAGGAGCCCTACACGATCGCGATGACCGTAGCGTCCACGGTGCCCGACCTCCACCGCTGGGACGTCAGGATCCTGGCGACCGACATCGACACACACATGGTCGAGACGGCGCGGCGGGGCGTCTACGCCGTGGAAGCCGCAAGCGCCATACCCGCGGCAGTCCGCTCGCGCCACACGTCGGAGCAGCAGCAGGCAAACCGGCGGGTGCTCTCGATGGGGGAGAGTCTGCGCAGCATGATTACCTTAAAGCCGCTGAACCTGCTCGAAGACTGGCCGATGCGCGGCCCCTTCGATGCGATCTTCTGCCGCAACGTGCTTATCTATTTCGACAGGCATGGTAGAACGGAAGTGATAGGGAAGTTCCATCAACTGCTTGATGGCGACGGGCATCTCTATCTCGGCCATTCAGAGAGTCTCTACGGCGTTTCCGAACAGTTTCGCCAAGTGGGGCCGACCAGCTATCAGGCCATGCCATGA